A stretch of Mustelus asterias chromosome 24, sMusAst1.hap1.1, whole genome shotgun sequence DNA encodes these proteins:
- the LOC144511364 gene encoding uncharacterized protein LOC144511364 isoform X2, with product MDIKCKMAALPNENSLNATHCLPSSGDKSTRQIPLKTKNVDGVMVQQNVPNISVSDSIFEREHMQSAHCPPQLMEPSYVSPLFSSFVAEECLRIAAELSSKSETSPLCTVDAINPVPAANVSMINEEPVPFDCSFFSCCSETPLAKLPLGGSTSKLQEEGLTDDNRQLVLTEAEIKTEDSPVSAKMNNDIETETLPWSPARNLIPLNETMVPSDPNDHEDDAPKHDVYSNNVLSKSPTISNCELLPPTVDLIQFTEIKGSGASNTQSLGARGDASCESFMPAKTLPDCNLLLSKVDQLFERSMQSDENLILPMHKGSFDNETKAPVLLDYKPSLATPDLIQLNETITVQDKNVTFDLSGHENTFGNDLQASDNQAVVQLNGTMTVDDHKNSTFDAQPSESKLKNDSNALVLSNCELLQLNNTTVDDHKNATFDVPPQESNLENDCKAPVLSDCELLLPRGDREQSNGIVNVNDCTATFDASKRGNNLEINPSKLTNLPDCRLSLSSGSLTEARFVRKCAPDCGSELERVKETGKSSISNLTLNLEKRGDSICLNKISNKTNQGGNVNCSTELPKGDCALKGSVHLRETSQNKEISICEQADLVMISEWAPHCMSTPCFTGRRQSSPEYLHSFLASTSTLQDSVGNGVGECPEEQDSTKDVCRSSDTTVTEIKTCPGKDSNAPRPGLRLQQTKIATENSLKQVSRLPGAIRKNVSQAPVSEVHKYGAPNDSIPPPARTCKVGCSAAVGRGGKPPMQPPSFSKTHVPKPRIVSGRPNSAIGIGQSTTNNKVPSCHAAVTTKILLEAETNQPLTKAISKIPEVRKRSSLVISKLTVQATKADSKLPNIGMAGHPHVNRKASNSLVLASQNNVTSIKRHNSAMEQKRTLSPPPKKSKTAGEVTAKFQMKTEPLPCKQKVGMKAGKSLASEPKVKLPSFREETKSWRRKLSCWNCKMLLFGREKRIFRIFQKKDLTLSLVPEWQVARSLDVSFSYP from the exons ATGGATATTAAATGCAAAATGGCTGCACTCCCAAATGAAAATTCTCTGAATGCAACACACTGTCTTCCAAGTTCTGGTGACAAGAGTACAAGGCAGATTCCtctaaaaacaaaaaatgtagaTGGGGTGATGGTACAACAAAACGTGCCCAATATTAGTGTGTCTGACAGTATATTTGAACGTGAGCACATGCAATCAGCCCATTGCCCACCACAGCTTATGGAACCTAGTTATGTCTCACCCTTATTCAGCAGTTTTGTTGCAGAAGAATGTCTACGTATAGCTGCTGAGTTAAGTAGTAAAAGTGAGACCTCTCCTCTCTGTACAGTTGATGCCATAAATCCTGTTCCTGCAGCCAATGTTTCCATGATAAATGAGGAACCTGTACCATTTGACTGTTCATTCTTCTCCTGCTGTTCCGAAACCCCTCTTgcaaaattgccacttggtgGCAGCACCTCAAAACTGCAAGAAGAAGGCTTAACAGATGACAATCGTCAACTAGTTCTCACAGAAGCAGAAATCAAAACTGAAGATTCACCTGTTAGTGCTAAGATGAATAATGATATTGAAACTGAAACCCTGCCTTGGTCCCCTGCAAGAAATTTGATTCCACTAAATGAAACCATGGTGCCAAGTGACCCAAATGACCATGAAGATGATGCACCAAAGCACGATGTCTATTCCAACAATGTCCTCAGCAAGTCACCCACCATATCCAATTGTGAGCTGCTCCCACCGACAGTAGATTTAATCCAGTTCACTGAAATCAAAGGGAGCGGTGCATCAAATACACAATCTTTAGGTGCAAGGGGTGATGCTTCTTGTGAAAGTTTCATGCCTGCCAAGACTTTGCCTGACTGCAATTTATTGCTATCTAAGGTAGATCAGTTGTTTGAAAGAAGCATGCAAAGTGATGAAAACCTAATTTTGCCAATGCACAAAGGCAGTTTTGACAATGAAACCAAGGCACCTGTTTTGTTAGATTACAAGCCATCTCTTGCTACACCTGATTTAATCCAGTTGAACGAAACAATAACTGTGCAAGATAAAAACGTGACGTTTGACTTATCAGGACATGAAAACACTTTTGGAAATGACCTCCAGGCCAGTGACAACCAAGCTGTAGTGCAGTTAAATGGTACCATGACTGTGGATGACCATAAAAATTCAACATTTGATGCACAACCAAGTGAAAGTAAGCTTAAAAATGATAGTAATGCACTGGTCTTGTCCAATTgtgagctgctgcagttaaaTAATACAACTGTGGATGACCACAAAAATGCAACATTTGATGTCCCGCCACAGGAAAGTAATCTTGAAAATGATTGCAAAGCACCTGTCTTGTCTGATTGTGAGCTGCTTTTACCTAGGGGTGATAGAGAGCAATCAAATGGAATTGTGAATGTCAATGACTGCACTGCTACATTTGATGCATCAAAGCGTGGCAACAATTTGGAAATTAACCCCAGCAAATTAACTAACTTGCCTGATTGCAGACTGTCTCTATCGTCAGGAAGCTTGACTGAAGCCAGATTTGTGAGAAAATGTGCTCCAGATTGTGGATCAGAGTTGGAGCGAGTGAAGGAGACTGGCAAAAGTAGCATCTCAAATTTAACTCTGAATTTAGAGAAGCGGGGTGATTCCATATGCTTGAATAAAATatctaataaaacaaatcaaggcGGTAATGTCAACTGTTCTACAGAATTGCCTAAAGGTGATTGTGCTCTCAAAGGAAGTGTACATTTGAGAGAAACCTCCCAGAACAAAGAAATAAGTATTTGTGAGCAGGCAGATTTAGTTATGATTTCAGAATGGGCTCCACATTGCATGTCTACTCCATGCTTTACAGGGAGGAGGCAGAGTTCTCCAGAATATCTACATTCTTTTCTGGCTTCAACCTCCACACTTCAGGATAGTGTGGGTAATGGAGTGGGTGAGTGCCCAGAGGAACAAGACAGCACTAAAGATGTCTGCAGAAGCTCTGACACTACTGTCACTGAAATTAAAACCTGTCCTGGAAAAGATTCAAATGCACCAAGACCTGGACTGCGATTGCAGCAAACCAAAATTGCAACTGAGAATTCCTTGAAACAAGTTTCTCGTCTCCCTGGAGCCATAAGGAAAAATGTTAGTCAAGCACCTGTGTCTGAAGTGCACAAATATGGAGCTCCAAATGATTCTATACCACCACCTGCTAGAACCTGTAAAGTAGGTTGTTCTGCTGCTGTGGGAAGAGGAGGAAAACCTCCAATGCAACCACCTAGTTTTTCAAAGACGCACGTTCCAAAACCTCGTATAGTTTCGGGAAGACCAAACAGTGCGATAGGGATTGGGCAAAGTACAACAAATAACAAAGTTCCATCATGCCACGCTGCAGTCACTACTAAA ATACTTCTTGAAGCAGAAACTAATCAACCTTTGACTAAAGCTATCTCAAAGATACCTGAAGTAAGGAAAAGATCTTCACTGGTAATATCAAAACTAACTGTGCAGGCAACAAAAGCAGACTCGAAGCTTCCTAATATAG GTATGGCTGGTCATCCACATGTCAACCGGAAAGCCAGCAACTCTTTAGTTTTGGCCTCCCAAAATAATGTGACCAGCATAAAACGGCACAACAGTGCAATGGAACAGAAGAGAACACTAAGTCCACCCCCAAAGAAATCGAAGACTGCTG GAGAGGTgactgccaaatttcaaatgaaaaCAGAACCATTACCCTGCAAGCAGAAGGTGGGGATGAAGGCAGGAAAGAGTCTAGCCTCAGAACCAAAAGTCAAATTG CCGAGCTTCAGAGAAGAAACCAAGAGTTGGAGGAGAAAATTGTCATGTTGGAACTGCAAAATGCTGCTCTTCGGCAGGGAAAAGAGAATCTTTCGCATCTTCCAGAAGAAGGATCTGACATTGAGCCTTGTGCCTGAATGGCAGGTAGCTCGTTCACTAGATGTTAGCTTTTCATATCCTTAA
- the LOC144511364 gene encoding uncharacterized protein LOC144511364 isoform X1, whose translation MDIKCKMAALPNENSLNATHCLPSSGDKSTRQIPLKTKNVDGVMVQQNVPNISVSDSIFEREHMQSAHCPPQLMEPSYVSPLFSSFVAEECLRIAAELSSKSETSPLCTVDAINPVPAANVSMINEEPVPFDCSFFSCCSETPLAKLPLGGSTSKLQEEGLTDDNRQLVLTEAEIKTEDSPVSAKMNNDIETETLPWSPARNLIPLNETMVPSDPNDHEDDAPKHDVYSNNVLSKSPTISNCELLPPTVDLIQFTEIKGSGASNTQSLGARGDASCESFMPAKTLPDCNLLLSKVDQLFERSMQSDENLILPMHKGSFDNETKAPVLLDYKPSLATPDLIQLNETITVQDKNVTFDLSGHENTFGNDLQASDNQAVVQLNGTMTVDDHKNSTFDAQPSESKLKNDSNALVLSNCELLQLNNTTVDDHKNATFDVPPQESNLENDCKAPVLSDCELLLPRGDREQSNGIVNVNDCTATFDASKRGNNLEINPSKLTNLPDCRLSLSSGSLTEARFVRKCAPDCGSELERVKETGKSSISNLTLNLEKRGDSICLNKISNKTNQGGNVNCSTELPKGDCALKGSVHLRETSQNKEISICEQADLVMISEWAPHCMSTPCFTGRRQSSPEYLHSFLASTSTLQDSVGNGVGECPEEQDSTKDVCRSSDTTVTEIKTCPGKDSNAPRPGLRLQQTKIATENSLKQVSRLPGAIRKNVSQAPVSEVHKYGAPNDSIPPPARTCKVGCSAAVGRGGKPPMQPPSFSKTHVPKPRIVSGRPNSAIGIGQSTTNNKVPSCHAAVTTKILLEAETNQPLTKAISKIPEVRKRSSLVISKLTVQATKADSKLPNIGMAGHPHVNRKASNSLVLASQNNVTSIKRHNSAMEQKRTLSPPPKKSKTAGEVTAKFQMKTEPLPCKQKVGMKAGKSLASEPKVKLNKTAKSTCKSEQKEVAELQRRNQELEEKIVMLELQNAALRQGKENLSHLPEEGSDIEPCA comes from the exons ATGGATATTAAATGCAAAATGGCTGCACTCCCAAATGAAAATTCTCTGAATGCAACACACTGTCTTCCAAGTTCTGGTGACAAGAGTACAAGGCAGATTCCtctaaaaacaaaaaatgtagaTGGGGTGATGGTACAACAAAACGTGCCCAATATTAGTGTGTCTGACAGTATATTTGAACGTGAGCACATGCAATCAGCCCATTGCCCACCACAGCTTATGGAACCTAGTTATGTCTCACCCTTATTCAGCAGTTTTGTTGCAGAAGAATGTCTACGTATAGCTGCTGAGTTAAGTAGTAAAAGTGAGACCTCTCCTCTCTGTACAGTTGATGCCATAAATCCTGTTCCTGCAGCCAATGTTTCCATGATAAATGAGGAACCTGTACCATTTGACTGTTCATTCTTCTCCTGCTGTTCCGAAACCCCTCTTgcaaaattgccacttggtgGCAGCACCTCAAAACTGCAAGAAGAAGGCTTAACAGATGACAATCGTCAACTAGTTCTCACAGAAGCAGAAATCAAAACTGAAGATTCACCTGTTAGTGCTAAGATGAATAATGATATTGAAACTGAAACCCTGCCTTGGTCCCCTGCAAGAAATTTGATTCCACTAAATGAAACCATGGTGCCAAGTGACCCAAATGACCATGAAGATGATGCACCAAAGCACGATGTCTATTCCAACAATGTCCTCAGCAAGTCACCCACCATATCCAATTGTGAGCTGCTCCCACCGACAGTAGATTTAATCCAGTTCACTGAAATCAAAGGGAGCGGTGCATCAAATACACAATCTTTAGGTGCAAGGGGTGATGCTTCTTGTGAAAGTTTCATGCCTGCCAAGACTTTGCCTGACTGCAATTTATTGCTATCTAAGGTAGATCAGTTGTTTGAAAGAAGCATGCAAAGTGATGAAAACCTAATTTTGCCAATGCACAAAGGCAGTTTTGACAATGAAACCAAGGCACCTGTTTTGTTAGATTACAAGCCATCTCTTGCTACACCTGATTTAATCCAGTTGAACGAAACAATAACTGTGCAAGATAAAAACGTGACGTTTGACTTATCAGGACATGAAAACACTTTTGGAAATGACCTCCAGGCCAGTGACAACCAAGCTGTAGTGCAGTTAAATGGTACCATGACTGTGGATGACCATAAAAATTCAACATTTGATGCACAACCAAGTGAAAGTAAGCTTAAAAATGATAGTAATGCACTGGTCTTGTCCAATTgtgagctgctgcagttaaaTAATACAACTGTGGATGACCACAAAAATGCAACATTTGATGTCCCGCCACAGGAAAGTAATCTTGAAAATGATTGCAAAGCACCTGTCTTGTCTGATTGTGAGCTGCTTTTACCTAGGGGTGATAGAGAGCAATCAAATGGAATTGTGAATGTCAATGACTGCACTGCTACATTTGATGCATCAAAGCGTGGCAACAATTTGGAAATTAACCCCAGCAAATTAACTAACTTGCCTGATTGCAGACTGTCTCTATCGTCAGGAAGCTTGACTGAAGCCAGATTTGTGAGAAAATGTGCTCCAGATTGTGGATCAGAGTTGGAGCGAGTGAAGGAGACTGGCAAAAGTAGCATCTCAAATTTAACTCTGAATTTAGAGAAGCGGGGTGATTCCATATGCTTGAATAAAATatctaataaaacaaatcaaggcGGTAATGTCAACTGTTCTACAGAATTGCCTAAAGGTGATTGTGCTCTCAAAGGAAGTGTACATTTGAGAGAAACCTCCCAGAACAAAGAAATAAGTATTTGTGAGCAGGCAGATTTAGTTATGATTTCAGAATGGGCTCCACATTGCATGTCTACTCCATGCTTTACAGGGAGGAGGCAGAGTTCTCCAGAATATCTACATTCTTTTCTGGCTTCAACCTCCACACTTCAGGATAGTGTGGGTAATGGAGTGGGTGAGTGCCCAGAGGAACAAGACAGCACTAAAGATGTCTGCAGAAGCTCTGACACTACTGTCACTGAAATTAAAACCTGTCCTGGAAAAGATTCAAATGCACCAAGACCTGGACTGCGATTGCAGCAAACCAAAATTGCAACTGAGAATTCCTTGAAACAAGTTTCTCGTCTCCCTGGAGCCATAAGGAAAAATGTTAGTCAAGCACCTGTGTCTGAAGTGCACAAATATGGAGCTCCAAATGATTCTATACCACCACCTGCTAGAACCTGTAAAGTAGGTTGTTCTGCTGCTGTGGGAAGAGGAGGAAAACCTCCAATGCAACCACCTAGTTTTTCAAAGACGCACGTTCCAAAACCTCGTATAGTTTCGGGAAGACCAAACAGTGCGATAGGGATTGGGCAAAGTACAACAAATAACAAAGTTCCATCATGCCACGCTGCAGTCACTACTAAA ATACTTCTTGAAGCAGAAACTAATCAACCTTTGACTAAAGCTATCTCAAAGATACCTGAAGTAAGGAAAAGATCTTCACTGGTAATATCAAAACTAACTGTGCAGGCAACAAAAGCAGACTCGAAGCTTCCTAATATAG GTATGGCTGGTCATCCACATGTCAACCGGAAAGCCAGCAACTCTTTAGTTTTGGCCTCCCAAAATAATGTGACCAGCATAAAACGGCACAACAGTGCAATGGAACAGAAGAGAACACTAAGTCCACCCCCAAAGAAATCGAAGACTGCTG GAGAGGTgactgccaaatttcaaatgaaaaCAGAACCATTACCCTGCAAGCAGAAGGTGGGGATGAAGGCAGGAAAGAGTCTAGCCTCAGAACCAAAAGTCAAATTG AATAAAACAGCGAAATCCACATGTAAATCTGAACAGAAAGAAGTGG CCGAGCTTCAGAGAAGAAACCAAGAGTTGGAGGAGAAAATTGTCATGTTGGAACTGCAAAATGCTGCTCTTCGGCAGGGAAAAGAGAATCTTTCGCATCTTCCAGAAGAAGGATCTGACATTGAGCCTTGTGCCTGA